One Rosa chinensis cultivar Old Blush chromosome 3, RchiOBHm-V2, whole genome shotgun sequence DNA window includes the following coding sequences:
- the LOC112194867 gene encoding protein WVD2-like 4 isoform X1, with translation MESENGIALGDENCAVVEKHVEESVPDLNIEGKNVDANIEVSTTNGVSEPVSKGEGINPSGGAVEVAASVPPGKNSKTKKDPHAPNNGVSKGKLAKDKPSVKGAAPVSRTQRAILSQSLSFPARGARVDAMKKSIDVYPVKTEVKHTRGNATKAEAPFPSSRLNHQNRRASTGIHSNDENKAAGASVRRTTLASITSIRSSASMKSGSVSKPANSSYDVTRSVGQILSAVKTTLPIKEDDDAHSIASSTTPGGRRSSGSAFSFRLDERAEKRKEFFTKLEEKIQAKEAEKNNSQAKSKENQEAEIKQLRKSLTFRAAPMPTFYKEPPPKIEIKKIPTTRPISPKLGRHKNSISSLNNPSEGGGTCLSPRLNREQNNSNKGLKATGEKDVTELKKPIRKSQHRLHSQENAAAKAEGRPSKSQLKVVSKEEKESPKACTGETEESFQDQSEHLSECKDKIEPEVSVDQTKEPVVNAAPAPEIMPQEVTIAAPAPEIMPRGVTIGV, from the exons ATGGAGTCTGAAAATGGGATTGCTTTAGGGGATGAGAATTGTGCTGTTGTGGAAAAACATGTAGAAGAATCAGTACCGGATTTGAACATTGAAGGAAAGAATGTTGATGCTAATATAGAAGTTTCTACCACGAATGGAGTATCTGAACCTGTAAGCAAAGGTGAAGGCATTAACCCTTCAGGAGGTGCAGTTGAAGTTGCTGCAAGTGTTCCGCctggtaaaaattcaaaaacaaaaaag GATCCTCATGCTCCAAACAATGGTGTTTCAAAGGGAAAGTTGGCCAAGGATAAACCCAGTGTGAAAGGTGCAGCTCCAGTTTCTCGTACACAAAGGGCAATACTTTCTCAGAGTCTTTCGTTCCCAGCCAGGGGAGCTCGTGTTGATGCTATGAAGAAGAGCATTGATGTTTATCCAGTGAAAACAGAAGTCAAACACACTCGAGGGAATGCAACCAAAGCTGAGGCCCCTTTTCCATCTTCTCGTTTGAATCATCAAAATAGGCGTGCATCCACAGGAATACACTCAAATGATGAGAACAAAGCTGCTGGAGCTTCAGTTAGGAGGACTACTTTAGCATCAATAACTAGCATTAGATCCTCTGCA TCAATGAAGTCTGGCTCTGTGAGTAAACCTGCTAATAGTTCATATGATGTGACCCG ATCAGTTGGGCAGATCTTAAGTGCTGTAAAAACAACCCTGCCAATCAAagaggatgatgatgctcattcCATTGCTTC AAGCACTACACCTGGTGGGCGGAGGAGCAGTGGTTCTGCATTTTCCTTCAGGTTGGATGAACGTGCTGAAAAAAGGAAGGAG TTCTTTACAAAGCTAGAAGAGAAGATACAGGCTAAGGAAGCAGAAAAAAATAATTCGCAAGCAAAATCAAAG GAAAACCAGGAAGCAGAGATCAAGCAACTGAGGAAGAGCCTGACATTTAGGGCAGCTCCCATGCCAACTTTCTATAAAGAGCCTCCtccaaaaattgaaataaagaaG ATACCGACCACACGTCCCATATCTCCAAAGCTTGGAAGGCACAagaactccatttcttcattgaACAACCCCTCAGAAGGAGGCGGGACGTGTCTTAGCCCGCGTCTGAATCGAGAACAGAACAATTCAAACAAAGGGTTAAAGGCAACAGGTGAAAAAGATGTCACAGAATTAAAGAAGCCTATCAGGAAGTCCCAACATCGGCTTCATTCTCAGGAAAATGCGGCTGCTAAAGCTGAAGGAAGGCCCAGTAAGTCACAACTGAAAGTGGTcagcaaagaagaaaaagaaagcccGAAGGCATGCACTGGAGAGACAGAAGAAAGCTTCCAAGACCAATCTGAACATCTTTCTGAATGCAAAGATAAGATAGAGCCTGAAGTGAGTGTTGACCAGACCAAAGAACCAGTCGTCAATGCAGCTCCTGCTCCTGAGATCATGCCTCAAGAAGTTACCATTGCAGCTCCTGCCCCTGAGATCATGCCTCGAGGAGTTACCATTGGAGTTTAA
- the LOC112194867 gene encoding protein WVD2-like 4 isoform X2 has product MESENGIALGDENCAVVEKHVEESVPDLNIEGKNVDANIEVSTTNGVSEPVSKGEGINPSGGAVEVAASVPPGKNSKTKKDPHAPNNGVSKGKLAKDKPSVKGAAPVSRTQRAILSQSLSFPARGARVDAMKKSIDVYPVKTEVKHTRGNATKAEAPFPSSRLNHQNRRASTGIHSNDENKAAGASVRRTTLASITSIRSSASMKSGSVSKPANSSYDVTRSVGQILSAVKTTLPIKEDDDAHSIASSTTPGGRRSSGSAFSFRLDERAEKRKEFFTKLEEKIQAKEAEKNNSQAKSKEAEIKQLRKSLTFRAAPMPTFYKEPPPKIEIKKIPTTRPISPKLGRHKNSISSLNNPSEGGGTCLSPRLNREQNNSNKGLKATGEKDVTELKKPIRKSQHRLHSQENAAAKAEGRPSKSQLKVVSKEEKESPKACTGETEESFQDQSEHLSECKDKIEPEVSVDQTKEPVVNAAPAPEIMPQEVTIAAPAPEIMPRGVTIGV; this is encoded by the exons ATGGAGTCTGAAAATGGGATTGCTTTAGGGGATGAGAATTGTGCTGTTGTGGAAAAACATGTAGAAGAATCAGTACCGGATTTGAACATTGAAGGAAAGAATGTTGATGCTAATATAGAAGTTTCTACCACGAATGGAGTATCTGAACCTGTAAGCAAAGGTGAAGGCATTAACCCTTCAGGAGGTGCAGTTGAAGTTGCTGCAAGTGTTCCGCctggtaaaaattcaaaaacaaaaaag GATCCTCATGCTCCAAACAATGGTGTTTCAAAGGGAAAGTTGGCCAAGGATAAACCCAGTGTGAAAGGTGCAGCTCCAGTTTCTCGTACACAAAGGGCAATACTTTCTCAGAGTCTTTCGTTCCCAGCCAGGGGAGCTCGTGTTGATGCTATGAAGAAGAGCATTGATGTTTATCCAGTGAAAACAGAAGTCAAACACACTCGAGGGAATGCAACCAAAGCTGAGGCCCCTTTTCCATCTTCTCGTTTGAATCATCAAAATAGGCGTGCATCCACAGGAATACACTCAAATGATGAGAACAAAGCTGCTGGAGCTTCAGTTAGGAGGACTACTTTAGCATCAATAACTAGCATTAGATCCTCTGCA TCAATGAAGTCTGGCTCTGTGAGTAAACCTGCTAATAGTTCATATGATGTGACCCG ATCAGTTGGGCAGATCTTAAGTGCTGTAAAAACAACCCTGCCAATCAAagaggatgatgatgctcattcCATTGCTTC AAGCACTACACCTGGTGGGCGGAGGAGCAGTGGTTCTGCATTTTCCTTCAGGTTGGATGAACGTGCTGAAAAAAGGAAGGAG TTCTTTACAAAGCTAGAAGAGAAGATACAGGCTAAGGAAGCAGAAAAAAATAATTCGCAAGCAAAATCAAAG GAAGCAGAGATCAAGCAACTGAGGAAGAGCCTGACATTTAGGGCAGCTCCCATGCCAACTTTCTATAAAGAGCCTCCtccaaaaattgaaataaagaaG ATACCGACCACACGTCCCATATCTCCAAAGCTTGGAAGGCACAagaactccatttcttcattgaACAACCCCTCAGAAGGAGGCGGGACGTGTCTTAGCCCGCGTCTGAATCGAGAACAGAACAATTCAAACAAAGGGTTAAAGGCAACAGGTGAAAAAGATGTCACAGAATTAAAGAAGCCTATCAGGAAGTCCCAACATCGGCTTCATTCTCAGGAAAATGCGGCTGCTAAAGCTGAAGGAAGGCCCAGTAAGTCACAACTGAAAGTGGTcagcaaagaagaaaaagaaagcccGAAGGCATGCACTGGAGAGACAGAAGAAAGCTTCCAAGACCAATCTGAACATCTTTCTGAATGCAAAGATAAGATAGAGCCTGAAGTGAGTGTTGACCAGACCAAAGAACCAGTCGTCAATGCAGCTCCTGCTCCTGAGATCATGCCTCAAGAAGTTACCATTGCAGCTCCTGCCCCTGAGATCATGCCTCGAGGAGTTACCATTGGAGTTTAA